The Candidatus Tectomicrobia bacterium DNA window TTCCAGGTTCCCTCCGGCAAGGTGGTGTGCCTAATCGGGAGCAACGGCGCGGGCAAGTCCACCGCCCTGATGGCCGTCAGCGGGGTGAACCGCATCGCGCGCGGGGCCATCCGCTTCGAGGGCCAGGACATCCACGCGCTTCCGCCCGAGCGGATCGTGCGCCTGGGAATCAGCCAGGCGCCCGAGGGCAGGCGCATCTTCTCCCTCCTGACCGTGCTGGAGAACCTGGAGATGGGCGCCTACCTGCGCCGGGACGCGGAGGAGGTGAGCCGCGACCTGGACTACGTCTTCTCGCTTTTCCCGGTGCTCCACGAGCGGCGCCGCCAGCGGGGAGGCACTCTCTCCGGCGGGGAGCAACAGATGCTGGCCATCGGCCGGGCCCTGATGGCGCGGCCGCGCCTCCTCCTGCTGGATGAGCCCTCGCTGGGACTCGCTCCCCGGATGGTGGAGGTCATCTTCGGCGCCCTGGAGCGCATCCGCGGGCAGGGGACGGGAATCTTCCTGGTGGAGCAGAACGCCCACGCCGCGCTGGCCTTCGCGGACTGGGCCTACGTCATGGAGACGGGGCGGATCGTGATGGACGGCCCGCCGGAGGAGTTGCGCCGCTCGGCGGCCGTGCGGGAGGCCTACCTGGGGGAGTAGCGTCTTGCCCGTTTCCCCTTCCGGGCCTACACTTGCCGCGCGTTTCCCGTACATTTCTTGCGAGGAGGGGCTGCCGGATGATCTATGAGATTCGGATATACACCCTAACGGTGGGCGGGGTGGCCGAGTTCGAGAAGAACTTCGGCGCGGTGGTCGAGAACCGGATGAAGATGTCCAAGCTGGTGGGCTTCTTCCACTCCGACATCGGCGACCTCAACCGCGTCATGCACATATGGGAGTACGAGGACCTCGCGCACCGGGCCCGGGTGCGGGCCGAGACCATGAAGCAGCCCTGGTGGCCCCCGAAGGGCAACGAATCGATCATCCAGAAGCAGATTTCCAAGATCGCGACATGCCCTGCCTTCCGGCCCGAGCCGCGCTCGGGCGCGCTGGGCGGCGTCTACGAATTCCGCACCTACACGGTCATCCCCGGAAAGATGGGCGAGATCCTCAGCCGCTGGACCCAGCACCTGCCCGCCCGCGAGGCGCTCTCGCCCCTCGCCGCCTGCTTCACGACCGACATGGGGCCCCTCAACGAGTTCATCCACGTCTGGCCCTACAAGGACCTCAACCACCGCAACGAGACCCGAACGGCCTCCCAGAAGCTGCCCAACTGGCCCCCGGGCTCGCGGCCGTTCCTGATGTCCCAGAACACGGAGATATGGATGCCGGCCTCTTTCTCGCCGCTGCACTAGGCCGGAAAGCGAAAAGGGCGCTCCCTCGCGAGGGAGCGCCTTTTTTTCGGCTTGGTAGCAGGCAGGGGACGGCTGAAGCGGCAGATGTGCAGGTTGCGACGCTCTCACCGCATGATCAGCAGAAATACCGCGACCAAGAGAATCCGGTAGACGCCGAAAGCGCTGAATGTGTGCCGCTGGATATAACTGAGGAAGAATTTGATGCTGAGGATCGCCATGACAAAGGAAACGGCGAAGCCGATCGCGAGGAGGTGGAACTCCGCGATCGAAAAGGCATGAAGATTCTTCAGCAGATCAAGGCCCGTCGCGGCGAACATGGTGGGAACGGCGAGGAGAAACGAGAATTCCACGATCAATTCCCGCCGGATGCCCAAGATCATCCCCCCGACGATGGTGGCGGCGGAGCGCGAGACCCCCGGTATCATGGCGACGGATTGCGCAATCCCGATGCCCAGCGCCTTGGTGTAGCTGATTTCCTCGATGGTGGGCGCCTCGTCCCTCTCCGTAAAGACATACTCGAAAATCACGAGGATCAAGCCTCCAACGGCGAGAGAGGCCAGCACAACCGGCATGCTCTGGAACAGGATGGTCTTGATGATCTTGTAAAACGCCAGTCCCAGGATGCCCGTCGGGATGAACGCCACGATAATTTTCTTGAGGGATTCCCAGTGGAGGAACCTTTGCCGGTAAAGGACGACCACGGCCAGAATCGCGCCGCTCTGAATGGATATCTCAAAGGTCTTGGTGAATTCCGATTGGGAGATGCCCAGCAGCTCGGCGGTGAGAATGAGATGGGCCGTGGATGAGATGGGGAGAAATTCCGTAAAGCCCTCGATGATTCCCAGGACAATCGATGAAAAAACGTTGATCTCCGCCATTTCCTGGATGATCCCTCGAAAAAGTAACTCGCCGAATCGCCAAGCCGTATCGGTCAAAACGGCCGAAAGTTATGGCCTCGCCTAGAAAATCCCCCTGGTCAGAGGAAGCGAGC harbors:
- a CDS encoding ABC transporter ATP-binding protein; this encodes MLEIADIHFYYGRIHALQGVSFQVPSGKVVCLIGSNGAGKSTALMAVSGVNRIARGAIRFEGQDIHALPPERIVRLGISQAPEGRRIFSLLTVLENLEMGAYLRRDAEEVSRDLDYVFSLFPVLHERRRQRGGTLSGGEQQMLAIGRALMARPRLLLLDEPSLGLAPRMVEVIFGALERIRGQGTGIFLVEQNAHAALAFADWAYVMETGRIVMDGPPEELRRSAAVREAYLGE
- a CDS encoding NIPSNAP family protein; protein product: MIYEIRIYTLTVGGVAEFEKNFGAVVENRMKMSKLVGFFHSDIGDLNRVMHIWEYEDLAHRARVRAETMKQPWWPPKGNESIIQKQISKIATCPAFRPEPRSGALGGVYEFRTYTVIPGKMGEILSRWTQHLPAREALSPLAACFTTDMGPLNEFIHVWPYKDLNHRNETRTASQKLPNWPPGSRPFLMSQNTEIWMPASFSPLH
- a CDS encoding undecaprenyl-diphosphate phosphatase, producing MNVFSSIVLGIIEGFTEFLPISSTAHLILTAELLGISQSEFTKTFEISIQSGAILAVVVLYRQRFLHWESLKKIIVAFIPTGILGLAFYKIIKTILFQSMPVVLASLAVGGLILVIFEYVFTERDEAPTIEEISYTKALGIGIAQSVAMIPGVSRSAATIVGGMILGIRRELIVEFSFLLAVPTMFAATGLDLLKNLHAFSIAEFHLLAIGFAVSFVMAILSIKFFLSYIQRHTFSAFGVYRILLVAVFLLIMR